The genomic interval AGTAAGGAGCTCCCGATGTTGGAGTCTGTGTCGCATCCGATCGTCCTGAATCCCGACGGCGTGGACATTCAGGGCGAGTCCGCCCGCATCCGCGCGCAGGGGCCCGTCACCGCGGTCGCGCTACACGACGGTGTGCGCGCCTGGTCCGTGACCGACCAGGCCATCCTCCGGGATCTGCTGCGCGACAAGCGCGTATCCAAGGACCCGCGGCAGCACTGGCCCGCCTTCCGGGAGGGCCGCATCACCCCGGCCTGGGGTCTGTTCACCTGGGTGGCGGTGACCAACATGTTCACCGCCTACGGCGCGGACCACACCCGCCTGCGCCGGCTGGTCCAGCCCGCGTTCACCCAGCGGCGCACCGACGCGATGCGACCGCGCATCGAGGCGATCACCGCCGACCTGCTGGATCGGCTCGCGCAGACGCCGCCCGGCGAAGCGGTCGACCTCCGCGAGGAATTCGCCTACCCGCTGCCCATCCGGGTCATCTCCGAACTGATGGGCGTGCCCGAGTCGCTCAATCCCGGCCTGCGCACCTGCGTCGACGGCATCTTCGACACCTCCCTGACACCCGAGCAGGCCCAGGCCAATTTCGCCGAGATGCAGCGCATCCTGCGCGAGCTGGTGGAATATCGGCGCGGCACTCCCGGTGACGATATGACCAGCGTGCTCATCGCGCACCGCAGCGAGGAGGACGGCTCGGCACTGACCGAACAGGAACTCGTCGACACCCTGCTGCTGGTGATCAGCGCCGGACACGAGACCACTGTGAATTTGCTGGATCAGGCGATCTACCTCCTGCTGACCCGGCCGGACCAGCTGGCGCAGCTGGAGTCCGGCGCGGTCGACTGGAAGAACGATCTGGTCGAGGAGGTGCTGCGGTACGAGGCGCCGGTCGCGCATCTGCCGCTGCGCTACGCCGTCGAGGACATCGATATCGAGACCGCCGACGGCGTCGTCCACATCGGCCGCGGCGAACCGATTCTCGCCTCCTACGCCGCGGCCAATCGCGACCCGAAGGTGCACGGCGACACCGCCGACCAGTTCGATGTGACGCGAATCAACAAGGCGCACATGGCCTTCGGCTACGGCGCGCACCTGTGCCTGGGCGCGCCGCTGGCCCGGCTGGAGGCCGAGGTGGCGCTGCCCGCCCTCTTCCGCCGCTTCCCCGGCATGCGGCTGGCTGCCGACCGGTCGGAACTGGGCACGGTGGCGAGTTTCATCTCCAACGGCCACAAACGACTGCCCGTGCGGCTGACCGCCTGACCCTCGCGGCACCGTCCGAACGGTCCGGTCGCCATGTTCCCGGCGGCGGCCGGACCGGCCGGTCAGCGCTGCGGATTCACGATTAGCCTGCGGGATGCTCCGAGGGTAGCTACGATGTAGGGCTGTTGCCCGAATTGTTCTCAGGGGCAACAGGTTTGACTCATCATGGGTTTGTTTTGCCGCGAGCGCCGGACGCACCCCGGCCGTCGGCTGAGAGAGGGCGCCGATGCCCGCATTACGTCTTGTCTACCGTTTGGAGATCATCTGTGACCGGTTCTCGTCCACCAGGCGCCTTCATGGACTCGCCGTTGTTCATCGAGGGGCAGCGATTCTCGATGTACACACCGGAATTCGCCGCCGACCCCCATCCCGCGTACCGGGAAATGCGCCGCCAGCACGGTTCGCTGGTACCCGTCATGCTCGCGCCCGGTGTGCCGGCCACCTTGGTGATCGGTTACCGCGCCGCGCTGGAGATCCTCAACGACCCGGGGCATTTCCCGGCCGATCCCCGCGCATGGCAGCAGTCCGTCCCTGAGAACTGCCCGCTGCTGCCGATGCTGGAGTGGCGGCCCAACGCGCTGCGCACCGACGGCCGCGAGCACGACCGCTACCGGGAGGCCAATACCGCCGCGATCGACGGCATCGACCTGAACGCGATGCACACGGTGGTCGAGCGGATCGCGATCGGGCTGATCAACACGTTCTGCGAGGAGGGCTACGCCGATCTGCTCGAGCAGTACATCTACACGCTGGTTCGCAGCACGCTCGACCACATGCTGGGCTGCACCGCCGATGTCGGCGAACGGGTCGCCACCGGCAGCGCGATGATGTTCGACGCCCAGGGCGACGCCGAGGCCGGTAACCGGATGCTGCTCGAGGCGCTGCAGGAACATATCGCCTACAAGCGCGCGCATCCCGGAAACGACATCACCAGCCGGTTGATCGGCCATCCCGCCGGGCTCGACGACGCGGAGATGGTGCACCAACTGGTCACGCTGTACGCGGCCGGTGTCGAGCCGGGGGTCCATCTGATCGCGAACACGCTGCGCATCATGCTCACCAACGACCGCCTCGGCGGCGATCTGGTCGGTGGCA from Nocardia wallacei carries:
- a CDS encoding cytochrome P450; the encoded protein is MDSPLFIEGQRFSMYTPEFAADPHPAYREMRRQHGSLVPVMLAPGVPATLVIGYRAALEILNDPGHFPADPRAWQQSVPENCPLLPMLEWRPNALRTDGREHDRYREANTAAIDGIDLNAMHTVVERIAIGLINTFCEEGYADLLEQYIYTLVRSTLDHMLGCTADVGERVATGSAMMFDAQGDAEAGNRMLLEALQEHIAYKRAHPGNDITSRLIGHPAGLDDAEMVHQLVTLYAAGVEPGVHLIANTLRIMLTNDRLGGDLVGGSLSTRDALDEVLFTDPPLANYCVSYPRQPILINDVWLPANQPVVISMAAVGADPSVTGGDRTGNRSHLAWSAGPHACPARSVAYLIAQDAIDQLLDALPDIRLAVPVEELTWRPGPFHRALVSLPVAFPKSAPFNLG
- a CDS encoding cytochrome P450 family protein, coding for MLESVSHPIVLNPDGVDIQGESARIRAQGPVTAVALHDGVRAWSVTDQAILRDLLRDKRVSKDPRQHWPAFREGRITPAWGLFTWVAVTNMFTAYGADHTRLRRLVQPAFTQRRTDAMRPRIEAITADLLDRLAQTPPGEAVDLREEFAYPLPIRVISELMGVPESLNPGLRTCVDGIFDTSLTPEQAQANFAEMQRILRELVEYRRGTPGDDMTSVLIAHRSEEDGSALTEQELVDTLLLVISAGHETTVNLLDQAIYLLLTRPDQLAQLESGAVDWKNDLVEEVLRYEAPVAHLPLRYAVEDIDIETADGVVHIGRGEPILASYAAANRDPKVHGDTADQFDVTRINKAHMAFGYGAHLCLGAPLARLEAEVALPALFRRFPGMRLAADRSELGTVASFISNGHKRLPVRLTA